In Mustela lutreola isolate mMusLut2 chromosome 1, mMusLut2.pri, whole genome shotgun sequence, one genomic interval encodes:
- the LOC131835728 gene encoding olfactory receptor 51V1-like, with protein MSASSASIINTSVFILTGFPGLDQYYPWFSIPFSSIYAVVFLGNCLVLHVIRTEQSLHEPMFYFLAMLALTDLCIGLSTVHTVLGVLWGLSQEIGLDACISQTYFVHGLSCTESGVLLAMAFDRFIAICNPLRYTSILTNNRVIHVMVAILMRSALSILPVIIRLKFFHYCRPHILSHSFCLHQDLLRLACSDIRFNSFYALALVICTLLLDAVLILISYVFILHTVLAIASREERLKSLQTCISHICAVLVFYIPIIGLTMVHRFGKHLSPSVHVLMGNIYILFPPLMNPIIYSVKTQQIRSRMKKWFSLKMK; from the coding sequence AtgtctgcttcttctgcttccATTATCAACACCTCAGTATTCATTCTCACAGGATTCCCTGGCCTAGACCAGTACTATCCCTGGTtttcaattcccttctcctctatcTATGCTGTGGTTTTCCTGGGAAACTGCCTGGTGCTGCATGTGATCCGGACAGAGCAGAGCTTGCATGAGCCTATGTTCTACTTCCTGGCCATGCTGGCCCTCACTGACCTGTGCATAGGGCTTTCCACAGTGCACACGGTGCTGGGGGTCCTGTGGGGGCTCAGCCAGGAGATTGGTCTGGATGCCTGCATTTCACAGACTTACTTTGTCCACGGACTTTCCTGCACAGAGTCTGGAGTCCTTCTGGCCATGGCCTTCGATCGCTTCATTGCAATCTGCAATCCTCTACGATACACATCCATCCTGACTAACAACAGAGTCATTCATGTCATGGTGGCGATTTTGATGAGAAGTGCATTGTCCATTCTTCCTGTCATCATTCGCCTGAAGTTCTTCCATTACTGCCGCCCCCATatcctctcccactctttctgcctgcaCCAGGACCTACTCCGACTTGCCTGCTCTGACATCCGCTTCAATAGCTTCTATGCCCTGGCTCTGGTGATTTGTACCTTGTTGTTGGATGCTGTGCTCATTCTCATCTCCTATGTTTTCATCTTGCATACAGTGCTGGCAATTGCATCCCGGGAGGAGAGGCTCAAGTCCTTGCAGACCTGTATATCCCACATCTGTGCTGTCCTGGTTTTTtacatccccatcattggccttACCATGGTGCACCGCTTTGGAAAGCATCTCTCACCTTCCGTTCATGTGCTTATGGGCAATATCTATATTCTCTTTCCACCCCTGATGAATCCAATCATCTACAGTGTAAAGACCCAGCAGATCCGAAGCCGGATGAAGAAGTGGTTTTCCCTAAAAATGAAGTAG